In Polynucleobacter sp. es-EL-1, the following are encoded in one genomic region:
- the lpdA gene encoding dihydrolipoyl dehydrogenase, which yields MSQSFDVLVIGGGPGGYIAAIRAAQLGFKVACAESNAYDDPKGEVRLGGTCLNVGCIPSKALLASSEEFEKISHHVADHGITVGSVKLDSGKMIARKDAIVTKMTAGIQFLFRKNKITLLKGHASFEGKGADGYQVKIDGKDQEVVTAKNVIIATGSKARHLPNIPVDNVLISDNEGGLKFDSIPKKLGVIGAGVIGLELGSVWRRVGSDVTILEALPSFLGACDQGIAKEAQKIFTKQGLKINMGVKIGEVKADKKGVVVNYTDSEGKAQKLECDRLIVSVGRVPNTEKLGLDKIGLKVDERGFIPIDDHTCATAAPGVYAVGDVVRGPMLAHKAEDEGVLVAEVIAGQKPHIDYNCIPWVIYTDPEIAWVGKTEQQLKEAGIAYKAGQFPFAANGRALGMDRSDGFVKVLADAKTDEILGVHIIGPNASDLIAEAAVAMEFKAAAEDIARICHPHPSLSEVMREAALATDSRALNM from the coding sequence ATGAGTCAATCATTTGATGTATTGGTTATTGGTGGCGGGCCTGGCGGTTACATCGCCGCGATTCGTGCAGCGCAATTGGGTTTCAAGGTGGCTTGTGCAGAATCAAATGCCTATGACGATCCTAAGGGCGAAGTACGCTTAGGTGGAACTTGCTTAAACGTTGGTTGTATTCCTTCAAAGGCTTTGCTAGCTTCCTCCGAAGAGTTCGAGAAAATCAGTCACCACGTTGCTGATCATGGCATCACCGTAGGTTCTGTGAAGCTTGATTCTGGCAAGATGATTGCCCGTAAAGATGCCATCGTTACCAAGATGACTGCCGGTATTCAGTTCTTATTCCGCAAAAATAAAATTACCTTGCTAAAAGGCCATGCTTCATTCGAAGGCAAAGGCGCTGATGGCTATCAAGTCAAGATTGATGGCAAGGATCAGGAAGTGGTTACGGCGAAGAACGTCATTATTGCAACGGGTTCTAAAGCGCGCCATTTGCCAAATATCCCGGTAGACAATGTTTTGATTAGTGATAACGAGGGTGGCCTCAAGTTTGATTCCATTCCAAAGAAATTGGGTGTGATTGGTGCGGGCGTGATCGGTTTAGAGTTGGGCTCTGTATGGCGTCGTGTTGGTTCTGATGTCACTATTCTTGAGGCGCTCCCATCATTCTTGGGTGCATGCGATCAAGGCATCGCTAAAGAAGCTCAAAAGATTTTCACTAAGCAAGGCCTGAAGATCAATATGGGCGTCAAGATTGGTGAAGTTAAGGCGGATAAAAAAGGGGTTGTTGTTAACTACACCGATAGCGAAGGTAAGGCTCAGAAGTTAGAGTGCGATCGCTTAATTGTTTCTGTTGGTCGCGTACCAAATACCGAGAAGCTCGGTTTAGACAAGATTGGTTTAAAAGTGGATGAGCGTGGATTTATCCCTATCGATGACCATACTTGTGCAACAGCCGCTCCTGGTGTTTATGCGGTGGGTGACGTTGTGCGTGGTCCGATGTTGGCCCACAAAGCTGAGGATGAAGGTGTATTGGTTGCTGAGGTCATTGCTGGCCAAAAGCCACACATTGATTACAACTGTATTCCTTGGGTAATCTACACCGACCCAGAAATTGCTTGGGTTGGTAAAACCGAACAACAATTAAAAGAAGCTGGTATTGCTTATAAGGCCGGTCAATTCCCATTTGCTGCTAATGGCCGTGCTTTGGGTATGGATCGTTCTGATGGCTTTGTCAAAGTGTTAGCTGATGCGAAGACCGATGAAATTCTTGGTGTTCACATCATTGGGCCAAATGCCTCCGATCTAATTGCAGAAGCGGCTGTAGCAATGGAATTTAAAGCAGCAGCTGAAGATATTGCTCGCATCTGTCATCCGCATCCAAGTTTGTCTGAGGTGATGCGTGAAGCTGCTTTAGCGACGGATTCACGTGCATTAAATATGTAA
- the zapE gene encoding cell division protein ZapE, whose product MKALEYYHQELKARGYQSDPAQLNAIERLQRCEDEWIAYKEIRSSGLKKKLFKPKLPRGVYLWGGVGRGKSFLMDCFYAASPLEKKIRIHFHEFMREVHRELHELSGMADPLDELSKRIANRYRLICFDEFHINDIADAMILYRLLSALFEDRVQFVMTSNYRPDQLYPNGLHRDRLLPAIKLLEDQLDVLNVDAGSDYRRVQMAQVEAYLTPLGAQTHVVLKQMFQSLIGNQKETVRPVLRIESRELRPLHMAEGVVWFDFQTLCCGPRSQNDYLEIAKQFHTVILSEVPYMPPRMTNEARRFIWLIDVLYDHKIKLIISAEVPAMELYTEGQITSEFSRTVSRLVEMQSRDYLDAPRRVIDTSLT is encoded by the coding sequence TTGAAAGCCTTAGAGTATTACCATCAAGAGTTAAAGGCGCGCGGGTATCAAAGCGATCCCGCGCAGCTCAACGCTATTGAACGCTTACAGCGTTGTGAAGATGAGTGGATTGCCTATAAAGAAATTCGCAGCAGCGGATTAAAAAAGAAATTATTTAAACCGAAATTACCCCGTGGTGTTTATCTCTGGGGCGGCGTGGGTCGCGGCAAATCATTCTTGATGGATTGCTTTTATGCCGCCTCGCCATTAGAGAAAAAAATCCGCATTCATTTTCATGAATTTATGCGAGAGGTCCATCGCGAGCTTCATGAGCTTTCTGGCATGGCCGATCCTTTGGATGAGCTCTCTAAGCGAATTGCAAATCGCTACCGTTTAATCTGCTTCGATGAGTTTCATATTAATGACATTGCAGATGCCATGATTTTGTATCGTTTATTGAGTGCATTGTTTGAGGATCGAGTTCAGTTTGTGATGACATCGAACTATCGACCCGATCAACTGTATCCGAATGGATTGCATCGAGATCGTTTGTTGCCGGCAATTAAATTGCTAGAAGATCAATTAGATGTGTTGAATGTGGATGCCGGCAGTGATTACCGACGAGTGCAAATGGCTCAGGTAGAGGCCTATTTAACCCCATTGGGTGCTCAAACCCACGTCGTTTTGAAGCAAATGTTTCAATCTTTAATTGGTAATCAAAAAGAAACAGTCCGCCCAGTATTGCGGATTGAATCACGTGAGTTGCGCCCCCTTCATATGGCTGAAGGGGTGGTTTGGTTTGACTTTCAGACCCTGTGTTGTGGCCCTCGTTCCCAAAATGACTATTTAGAGATCGCTAAGCAGTTTCATACGGTTATTTTGTCTGAAGTGCCTTATATGCCCCCTAGGATGACCAATGAAGCCCGTCGCTTCATCTGGCTGATTGATGTTTTGTATGACCATAAGATCAAATTAATCATCTCTGCAGAGGTTCCGGCTATGGAGCTGTATACAGAAGGCCAGATCACCAGTGAGTTCTCCAGAACCGTGTCTCGCCTTGTTGAGATGCAATCCCGAGACTACCTTGATGCTCCGCGGCGGGTAATTGATACCAGCTTGACCTAA
- a CDS encoding 3',5'-nucleoside bisphosphate phosphatase yields the protein MTGNLTINADLHCHSVVSDGTLTPEELAERAHANGVQIWALTDHDELGGQDRARAAASTLGIQYLSGVEISVTWMGHTIHIVGLGIDATHIGILEGLRRTRDGRGNRAKLMAEQLLKAGIPGAYEGALLFAGNPELIARTHFARFLVEQGVCRDTEQVFKNYLVENKPGYVPHLWATLDDAVAWIKAAGGVAVIAHPGRYKLSAMQMDELYKHFKDIGGIGIEVITGSHSPNQYQTYGKIAQHYGFLASRGSDFHDPQESYIDLGALPHLPDNLTPVWSLFH from the coding sequence ATGACTGGTAATTTGACCATTAATGCTGATTTGCACTGCCATTCCGTGGTTTCGGACGGAACCTTGACGCCAGAGGAGTTGGCAGAGCGCGCCCATGCAAATGGTGTCCAGATTTGGGCATTGACTGATCATGACGAACTAGGCGGTCAAGATCGGGCTCGGGCAGCGGCATCTACATTAGGCATTCAATATCTCTCTGGTGTGGAAATTTCTGTTACCTGGATGGGTCATACGATTCACATAGTCGGATTGGGAATTGATGCAACACATATTGGGATCTTGGAGGGTTTACGACGCACGCGGGATGGTCGTGGTAATCGCGCCAAGCTCATGGCCGAACAGTTGCTAAAAGCTGGAATACCTGGGGCTTACGAGGGCGCACTGCTTTTCGCAGGCAATCCAGAATTAATTGCTAGAACCCATTTTGCTCGCTTTCTAGTAGAGCAGGGCGTTTGCCGTGACACAGAGCAAGTCTTTAAAAATTACCTCGTTGAAAATAAGCCCGGATATGTTCCCCATCTTTGGGCAACTCTGGATGATGCCGTAGCTTGGATCAAGGCTGCTGGTGGAGTTGCTGTTATTGCCCACCCAGGTCGATATAAACTGAGTGCCATGCAGATGGATGAGCTATATAAACACTTTAAAGATATTGGCGGCATTGGCATTGAAGTGATTACCGGTAGCCACAGCCCAAATCAGTACCAAACTTATGGCAAGATTGCCCAGCATTATGGTTTTTTAGCCTCCCGTGGATCTGATTTTCATGATCCGCAAGAGAGTTATATAGATCTGGGTGCATTGCCACATTTGCCAGACAATTTAACTCCTGTATGGTCCCTTTTCCATTAA